From the genome of Turicibacter faecis, one region includes:
- a CDS encoding helix-turn-helix domain-containing protein — translation MAKYSPEFKLRIVNEYLQGTLGYRSLAKKYQIPSQSQIETWVRQYKQEGKNGLQPKEKQVYTGEFKLNVLNYIKTTGASYSQTAIHFGISDIGTIANWNATFLKGGVEALLKPKGRSQSPMPKLKASKQPKTLTREQQLEEEIKLLRIENEYLKKCHAHGITPWNQRIKSRQESSKN, via the coding sequence ATGGCTAAATATAGTCCAGAATTCAAATTAAGGATTGTTAATGAATATTTACAAGGGACTTTAGGTTATCGATCGCTTGCTAAGAAATATCAGATTCCAAGTCAATCACAAATTGAAACATGGGTTAGACAGTATAAACAAGAAGGAAAAAACGGATTACAACCAAAAGAAAAACAAGTATATACTGGAGAATTTAAATTAAATGTATTAAACTATATCAAGACAACAGGTGCTTCATATAGCCAAACTGCTATTCATTTTGGAATATCAGATATAGGAACGATTGCGAATTGGAATGCAACGTTTCTAAAAGGCGGTGTAGAGGCATTACTTAAACCGAAAGGAAGGTCTCAAAGCCCTATGCCAAAATTAAAAGCATCTAAACAACCGAAAACTTTAACACGTGAACAACAATTAGAAGAAGAAATTAAATTACTCAGAATTGAGAATGAATACTTAAAAAAGTGTCACGCCCATGGGATTACGCCATGGAACCAAAGAATCAAATCGAGACAAGAATCATCCAAGAATTAA
- a CDS encoding IS3 family transposase, with translation MEPKNQIETRIIQELTANFKLSDILKVTKFPKSTYHYWVKKMAQENPDQELENLILSIFKENDENYGYRRITDELHHRGHRVNHKKVYRLMKKRGIICVKFSHKSRKYRSYKGTVGTVAKNRINRRFNTPYPYQKLTTDVTEFKTQEGKKLYLSPIMDMATGEILSYSMSHKPDLNFVMESLNQVLPILKQAKYRITLHSDQGWQYQHQKWVKALKTHKIFQSMSRKGNCLDNSPMENFFGILKQEMYYGKTFKTYEELKEAIENYIYYYNHKRIKRKLAGMSPVKYRIRTSQLAA, from the coding sequence ATGGAACCAAAGAATCAAATCGAGACAAGAATCATCCAAGAATTAACGGCTAATTTTAAATTAAGTGATATTTTAAAGGTCACAAAATTTCCTAAATCAACCTATCATTATTGGGTTAAAAAGATGGCGCAAGAGAATCCAGATCAAGAACTTGAAAATCTTATTTTAAGCATTTTTAAAGAAAATGATGAGAATTATGGTTATCGTCGAATCACAGATGAGCTTCATCATCGAGGTCATCGGGTTAACCATAAGAAAGTCTATCGTCTGATGAAAAAGCGTGGAATTATTTGCGTTAAGTTTAGTCATAAATCACGTAAATATCGTTCGTATAAAGGAACTGTTGGAACAGTGGCTAAGAATCGAATTAACCGCCGATTTAATACCCCTTATCCGTATCAGAAATTGACAACAGATGTGACTGAGTTTAAAACGCAGGAAGGAAAGAAATTATATTTAAGCCCAATCATGGACATGGCAACCGGTGAAATTTTGTCCTATTCAATGAGCCATAAACCTGACTTGAATTTTGTCATGGAATCTCTGAATCAGGTCCTACCTATTCTCAAACAAGCAAAATATAGAATAACCCTTCATTCCGATCAAGGTTGGCAGTATCAACATCAAAAATGGGTTAAAGCATTAAAAACACATAAAATTTTTCAAAGTATGTCACGAAAAGGAAATTGTCTAGATAATTCACCGATGGAAAACTTCTTTGGAATCCTTAAACAAGAAATGTACTATGGAAAGACATTTAAAACCTATGAGGAGTTAAAAGAAGCCATTGAAAACTATATCTACTACTATAATCATAAACGAATTAAAAGAAAATTGGCTGGTATGAGTCCAGTCAAATACCGAATTCGTACCAGCCAATTAGCTGCATAA
- a CDS encoding N-acetyltransferase, with protein MTIIRKMGDSDIDSIMDIWFQSTVDAHPFIDLHYWEKSYEVVKREYLPQSKTLVFEEGGVIKGFISLIEEAFIGALFILPRYQHQGIGKKLLEAVFRHQSELTLAVYEENKNAVLFYKKMGFQIIDRQLNVDSGKAEYIMKKRVLM; from the coding sequence ATGACAATAATAAGAAAAATGGGAGATTCGGATATTGATTCGATAATGGATATTTGGTTTCAAAGTACGGTAGATGCCCATCCCTTTATTGATCTTCACTATTGGGAAAAAAGTTATGAAGTTGTGAAGCGGGAATATCTTCCACAATCAAAAACTTTAGTGTTTGAAGAAGGCGGAGTCATCAAAGGATTTATTAGCCTTATAGAGGAAGCTTTTATTGGTGCACTCTTTATCTTGCCTCGCTATCAACATCAAGGAATTGGCAAAAAACTATTAGAAGCTGTTTTTCGGCACCAATCAGAACTTACCCTAGCTGTCTATGAAGAGAACAAAAATGCCGTCCTGTTTTATAAAAAAATGGGATTTCAAATCATCGATCGTCAACTGAATGTAGATTCAGGTAAAGCTGAATACATCATGAAAAAAAGGGTCTTAATGTAG
- a CDS encoding NAD(P)H-dependent flavin oxidoreductase, with amino-acid sequence MEFKSLKIGKFELDLPIVQGGMGIGISRSNLAAAVSNSGGLGVLSGAQIGHDEPDFETNTLQANLRAVKKHIKKAKEATNGKMIGINLMVAMENYEEHVQAAVDAGVDIIISGAGLPLTLPGLLKGSDTMFAPIVSGARAAKALLKNYDRKYQVAPDMIVIEGPKAGGHLGFKLEDIEKDTIDLDQIVKDVIEISNDYAQKYQKEIPVIVAGGVFDGNDIAHYLKLGASGVQMATRFIATEECDAHINFKNAIINSKKEDIILVKSPVGMPGRAILNPFSQKYGIKREKIRKCYNCVKPCNPATTIYCISKALLHAVRGEVDEALLFCGSNAYRVNELTTVDDLMQTLKQELLSA; translated from the coding sequence ATGGAATTTAAATCATTAAAAATTGGAAAATTCGAATTGGATCTTCCAATCGTTCAAGGTGGAATGGGAATCGGAATTTCGCGCTCAAATTTAGCGGCGGCTGTCTCAAATAGCGGTGGGCTAGGTGTCCTATCAGGTGCACAAATTGGCCATGATGAACCTGATTTTGAGACGAACACGTTACAAGCAAATCTAAGAGCTGTTAAAAAACATATTAAAAAGGCAAAGGAAGCAACCAATGGGAAGATGATTGGAATTAATCTGATGGTTGCGATGGAAAACTACGAGGAACATGTACAAGCTGCTGTTGATGCGGGAGTTGATATTATTATTTCGGGGGCTGGATTACCGCTTACTTTACCAGGGTTGCTAAAAGGGTCTGATACAATGTTTGCACCTATCGTTTCAGGTGCCCGTGCTGCCAAAGCGTTACTTAAAAATTATGACCGTAAATACCAAGTTGCACCGGATATGATAGTGATAGAGGGCCCTAAGGCTGGGGGACACTTAGGGTTCAAATTAGAGGATATTGAGAAGGATACTATCGATCTAGACCAAATTGTTAAAGATGTTATCGAAATTTCAAATGATTATGCGCAAAAGTATCAGAAGGAGATTCCAGTTATTGTTGCAGGGGGAGTTTTTGACGGAAATGATATTGCTCATTATTTAAAATTAGGAGCCTCTGGTGTTCAAATGGCAACTCGATTTATTGCAACAGAAGAATGTGATGCGCATATAAATTTCAAAAACGCCATTATCAATTCAAAAAAGGAAGATATTATTTTAGTAAAAAGTCCGGTTGGAATGCCAGGACGAGCAATTTTAAATCCATTTAGTCAAAAGTACGGAATTAAACGTGAAAAAATTAGAAAATGTTATAACTGCGTAAAACCGTGTAATCCGGCGACGACCATTTATTGTATTAGTAAAGCCTTATTACATGCGGTGCGTGGTGAGGTAGATGAAGCATTACTTTTTTGTGGGTCAAATGCCTATCGAGTCAATGAGTTAACGACTGTCGATGATCTGATGCAAACTTTAAAGCAGGAACTCTTATCTGCCTAA
- the accB gene encoding acetyl-CoA carboxylase biotin carboxyl carrier protein, translating into MSQSVKELDRNDVTTDYMDNVLQLMDRFSNSDMTQLKVEVEGFKVSLQREVKEIIQTISSVQPSVTEVVPVTQTQIVSVNNEGVEVSSTNNLKEVKAPLVGTFYSSNEPGGKPFVSVGDTVKKGQVLCIVEAMKVMNEIESPYDGVVKDIMVENEEAIGFNQVLMRIE; encoded by the coding sequence ATGAGTCAATCAGTGAAAGAATTAGATCGTAATGACGTAACGACTGATTATATGGATAATGTCTTACAGTTAATGGATCGATTTTCAAATAGTGATATGACACAGTTAAAGGTAGAAGTTGAGGGGTTTAAAGTTTCACTTCAAAGAGAGGTTAAGGAGATTATTCAGACAATTTCATCGGTTCAACCTTCGGTGACGGAAGTTGTTCCAGTGACACAAACACAGATTGTTTCGGTTAATAATGAGGGGGTTGAAGTTTCTTCGACGAATAACCTTAAAGAAGTGAAGGCGCCATTAGTAGGAACGTTCTATAGTTCTAATGAACCTGGTGGGAAACCATTTGTTTCTGTCGGTGATACCGTTAAAAAGGGACAGGTTTTATGCATTGTTGAGGCAATGAAAGTCATGAATGAGATTGAATCGCCTTATGATGGGGTTGTGAAGGACATTATGGTTGAGAATGAAGAGGCTATTGGATTCAATCAAGTATTAATGCGTATTGAATAG